cgtcctatctaactgaaattttgtatcctttgaccaacatctccccaactccccaccccccactcccagaccctggtaactaccattctactctgcttctgagttaacttttttagattccacatacaagtgagatcatgctgtattcgtctttctgtgcctagcttatttcacttagcataatgtcctccaggtttatccacaTTATGAACCTGGACAGCATGTTCACAGCAAATGacagcatttccttcttttttaaggctgagtggtattccactgtgtatatataccacttattctttatccattcatctgttaatgggacttacattgattccatatcttggctatagtgaatagtgctgcaatgaacatgggagtgcagatacctcttcgatatattaatttcaattcctttggatatatactcagtagtgagactgctggatcatacagAGTTCTATCCCTAACTCCCTTTTAATCTTACTATTAAGAACTGCTTTCCCTGAACCGTCACAAACCTGTTTGTGTTTTCAACCTGCACCACAGTGGAGGACAGATTTCCAATGAACTCCGTTGGCTCCTCAATGCAGAAATAGGACTTTACTCCAAGGCGCAAGAAGGCTTAAGGGGCCAAGTTAATAGAAATGTATAGAGccaaccaggcgcggtggctcaagcctgtaatcccagcactttgggaggctgagacgggcggatcacgaggtcaggagatcgagaccatcctggctaacacggtgaaaccccgtctctactaaaaaatacaaaaaactagccaggcaaggtggcgggcacctgtagtcccaactactcgggaggctgaggcaggagaatggcataaacccgggggtcagagcttgcagtgagctgagatccggccactgcaccccaacctgggcgacagagcgagactctgtctcaaaaaaaaagaaatttatagagCCGCCTCTTGGTGGGCAGCATGTGATGAGGAATGAGAGTGGCAGCTTCTGAGACAGCCCAGCCCGCCGGGGCTGTGGACTTACCGAGATCTTGGTGAAAATGTAGAGCAGCAGGGACAGAATGGAAAGGTAGATCTGGATCCGCTGGCCTCCAAACCGCTTTCGCAGGTACTCTGGCATCGTCACCACCTGCATGGGGTGTGAGGGAGGTCACTGCCAGCCACAGTGACCAGAGGGCCCAGAGCAGACAGAACAGTGACACCATCCTGGTGTACGAGCCACAGAAGTGTGGTCAAGGATTCATAACCTTTGCTAGCCAGGGAAGTCTGCGAGGTGGCCAGATGGCCCCTGACCTCCAGCCATTTGCTAATTTTAATCCCATATGCCCTACCACTGTAGGAGCAGCTAGATGTTATCCCAGCCCAATAAACCTGTCACTGGGCATCAGTAAGGAGCCAGACCCTTGCCCTGGaggaggtatatatatatatatatatatatatatataccctggaggaggtatgtgtatatatatatataccctggaggaggtgtatatatatatatatatatatatataatgccacTGCAGTCAGAAATTTTATAACCTGGGAGTGAAAGCCAATCCACAGATTTTTCTGCCATTTATCCCATAATGTCTCCTCTGCCCTCTAGGAAGACCAAGGTGACAGATACATTTGCCAGCAGGAAATGAAATAACAGAGCAGATACTTACCCCAGCCTTAATATAGATGGGGACAAACAGCCAGCCCAGCACAACCACCAAAACCAGGGCCTGAAATGAACACAAAAGGTGGACTCAAACTAGGAGGAACCTTAGCCCATCCCTGCCACCTGAAGGGCCCCTCAGCTGCTGCAGAAAAATTACCCAGCATGTTATCCCCTAAGGAGCCATTAGAGACTGGAGGAGGCCTTTGCTGCCTAACTGACCCATGGAAATAGCAGTTAGAAAACAgcagagaggccgggcgcggtggctcaagcctgtaatcccagcactttggaaggccgagacgggcggatcacgaggtcaggagatcgagaccatcctggctaacacggtgaaaccctgtctctactaaaaatacaaaaaactagctgggcgaggtggcgggtgcctgtagtcccagctactcgagaggctgaggcaggagaatggcgtaaacccaggaggcggagcttgcagtgagctgagatcccgccatcgcactccagcccgggcgacagagcaagactccgtctcaaaaaaaaaaagaaaaagaaaaagaaaacagcagagaAGAGCCCAGGAGGCTGCTCCTCACCATCACAGCCCTGGGCCACAGCAAGAGCACTGGGTTCTCCTTCATCTCTTCCCTGGTTTACACAGAGTAAAATGCCATTTAGAGAGCttcaataacaacaataatagtaataataaataattacatttattattactactactattattattagaggccaggagttcaagactagcctgggcaacatagtgaggccctgtttctacaaaaaattaaaaaattcaccaagcatggtggcacatgcctgtagtcccagctacttgggagagtgaggtggggacatcgcttgagctcaggagtttgaggctgcagtaggctatgattgcaccactgcactccagcctgggcaatggagcaagaccctgtctctaaaaataaaataataaaaaaaataataataataataatggaaatctGGTGGTAAGCATTTCCAAATCTCAAACAGGACTAGAAGGGCCTTGgctttttaacatgaagggaaaacagaaaaaatactaTTGCTGTCATACCAGTGGTTTTCTCATGCTACTCTGGTGGAAGGCGAGTAGGGCCCTAAGGCTCCTGAAGCCATGCCCCTCCTCTGTCTGCACCCTGGGTTGACCCTGAAGGGTTCCCTAACACCTTCAGCTCCTCTGAGCATAGATTGAACTGGTTGACTGCTAAGACTCCTTCCAGCCCCAGTGCACCATGGCTACGGTGTTACTCACATTCCATTCAAAGCCTCCAGTGGCGATGCCTGAAGCTGCTCCGGTCCCGGCCAGCCCCACAAAGTGGCCACTTCCAATGTTACTAGCGAAGAGGGAGGCTCCAATctggaaatgcaaaagaaagtCAGGTGAGGGCTCTGTGCTCCACCAGGTCACTCACAGTGGATCAAAGAGAGAAGAGACATGTCAGTCAAGAGAAGGACAAGAAAGAGCAGAGGCAGGCTGGGAGCACAACTGTTCTGGAATCATCAGGGACAGCTGGTTCAGAAGGCAGATGTGGAAACTTAGAAAATAGTAAAGATGAAAAGGAGAGGATTGGGGAAGGAGCAGTGGGATGTATCCCAAAACCAGATCGTCTGTGAGTCTTTTATGGGCCCTGTGTCCAGTCCTGAAGAAGATATGGAAAGTCCCACAGCCACCAGGCCTCTCTAAAAATCTCCTTCAAGGCTGTGTGCCTAGGACATGAGTCCTTGATCTCCATATTCCCCAGTATGCCTGGTGGCTTAGGGTCTTGCCCAATACAGGCTCTCAGTAAACACTGAGAATTTTCTTGAAAGAAATCATTTCAAAGGAAGCCTCTGGACCTTAGTCACCTGGTCAAATAAGGAGCGGCGTGGAGCTGATGATTTGCAAGTGATTCCTAGCTGTTAAAATATGTGACTCCATGAACTCCCAAGTAACAgatgatattaataataataataattctctaGATCATGTAGTATTGATATTTTTTACAAAGGTTCTAGGGACCACACGGACACATGCACAAAACACTGCATTTTTCAAGGATATGCACATGTCTAAATACAGATTATAGAAGACAGATTGGAAGCACATATATCAAATACCCAAGAGTGGAAGACCAGAAGGGGAAAGGAGAATAGGACTGTGAGTgggagacaaaaaaagaaaatatcaggtaAAGCAAGAGGGGGATCTTGCACTAACCAATCATAATACTGTATCAGCAACTCAATTGCATTTGAGGTCAAAAAGAACTCCAGAAAGTTCTAAAGTCCTTCTGCATCCAAGAGGAGAAGGTACAGCAGCATTTGATAAGAATCAAACAAGTGTAATTATCCCCATTCTCGCTAAGCAGATGGGGAGAGGCTTGTAGTTATTTATCTAATGTCCCAAAGATGGTCCAAACCTGGAACAAAACACTTATTTCCCAAAAGACAGGTTACACCAAGAAACTGTTTTAACTATACCAGCCCCTATTACCAGTATAAGGCAGCTGGTGCTTAGTGCCAAATATTAAGTCAGGGGAGAGAGAGATTTCTGAAGGCCTAGCCAGAAGAAGTTCTCAGAATGACAACAAGGAGACAGTGGTTGGTGTAGGTGCATTAGTACATtcgctcaataaatattaacttagCATCTACTGCACATGTCAAGCACTAATAACAGCAGTGAATAACACAGACAAAATCCCTGCTCTCAAGAAGCTTATATTCAAAtgctgtaaatataaataaataaacgacaAAAACAATGATCAGAGagtggtaagtgctatgaagagAATAGAGGGTGTGACAGAGTGATTAGATTGAAGAGTCTGAGAAGGTCACTCTATGGACTTTCTCTAATATTAAAGAATTACTATTATAATTCAGACCTTTAAGCTGAGATCTGGATGACAAAAAAGTTAATCATTCAGAGACCACACGAATAGCATTCCCACTAAGAAAAGACCCCCTGACACCCCACAAGTGGGAAAGGTATGCATAGTTGAGAAGCAAAAAGAAGGTTGATATGTGACAATGATTTGtgatcttaatattttaaaatagagtcatttaggctgggtgtggtggctcatgcttctaatcccagtactttaggaggctgaagcaagaggattgcttcaaaccaggagttggagaccagcctgggcaacatagcgagagcctgccactataaaaaaaaacaatgtaaaaacttagctgggcatggtggtgcatgcctgtagtactacctacttaggaggctgaggagggaggatcagttgagcccaggacttGCAGGCTTCAATGAACTATGAtcagtcatgccactgcactccagccaaagtgagagtgagaccctgactccaaaaaaaaagtgagttttaTTCTAAGTGAGATGGGATGCCACTGGAGGATTTGAAGCAGGAGAGGGACAGGACCTAATTTGCGTTTTTAAATTGCTGTAAGTTGTGTGTAGAGTGCAGTGTTGGGGGCAAGGGAGAAAACAGAACAACCAGGTGGGAGACTATCACTGGCTTAGGTGAGAGAGGACAGTGGCTTGGACTAGGGTGACAGCAGTTGAGACAAAGGCAAGGGTAGAGATTAGGAAGTGTGTCTTAGAAACAAAGTTGGCAGGCTCTGTTGATAGGTTAGATGTGGGAAATGTGGGACAGAATAATCAAAAGTAACTCCTAGATCTGGGACTTGAGTAACTGGGTGGATGCCATTCATTAAGAAGGGGAAACTAGGGGAAGGCAGGGTGTTTAGAGACATCTACCTCCTTCTGCTCAaagcttgatggggataacagtctttttgttttgttttgttttcagagacagggttttattcctgtcacccaggctggagtgcagtggcacatcttggctcactgcaacctctgcctcctaggctcaagtgatcctccagcctcagcctcccaagtagctgggactacaggtgcgcaccaccacacccgactaacttttgtattttttgtagagatgggggttcgccatgttgcccaggcttgtcttgaactcctagtctcaagcaatccatctgcctccgcctcctaaaatgctgggattacaggtgtgagccactctacCTGGCCTAACAGTCCACTTTTAATCAAAAGTTTTGTTCTGCAAGTGGCCTACCTGCCCTGACccattatcttttcatttatcacCTCTTGCTTGATAAAATTAAGCCTAATGCTGTACTATTAAGGACATAATTACCAGAAATTATTAACTGCATTAGATGAGTCATAAGTTCAAAAAGTCCTCTCCAATCTCTCTCCCAAACAGGGACATTGTACTCTAAGCAATGTCAGGCTGTCCTGAAGTCCCCACTCACTATCTGAGAAGACAGTGGAATGAGGCCAGGAGAGCTCAGGGTACCAGAATGACCTGAGCCCAGGTTCTGTTCATTTTATTAGGGGAACCACCTTCCTCATTCTGGATTTCCTCTCTTTACCCCATGACCTACACTTAATCATTTACCGAAACTCTGACTCTGCCTTCACAATATTATGGCCACGTAGCTCTTTCTAGATGACCCTTCTGCTGCCTGTCACTATCTCTCAACAGGACCAAGTAATGGGCTGCTAGAGGATCTCTATTCTCTCCTTTTCATCAGTcacctccccacccacccacatgGCCAAGCAACCTCCCCAAAGCACAACTCTGATCATAACACTGACCTATTCAGAGACTCTCCTGGACACCCAAAAGGGTCTATCAAGTGGTCTTCCTGACAGCAGGCCTAAAAACAGTCTTAGGAATATAGCAAGGTTTCAAGGTAAAGTTCCCTCAAGTGCAAAGACAGCATGAGCTTTACAACTCAAGTTTGAATGATTTATTGACCTCTTACTATCTGGGTGATTAGAACATCTGCAAGCCTCCGTCTTCTCTCATGGCAGGGTTGGTGCAGGAGTCAAATTATGAACCAGTTGTGACTGACACAGCTGATTCTCATCAGtgtcccttccctcctttctccttccaagAGGATAATTACTTCACCGGCAAAGACAATTAGCAAGAGCTACAATGGATACTGTTATAGACAGAATTGTGTCCTCTCTGCAAAATTCGTATGTTAAAGCCCGTATTCATATGTTAAAGTTGGTATTCATAAATACCAAcacccaaagtgatggtatttggagatagggcctttaggGAGATAATAAGGTTAAATGAGCACATAAGGGTGGAGCCCCAATCTGAtaggattggtgtccttataagaagagacaccagaaatctctctctgtctctccccctaTACATGCACAGTAAAGAGGCCAtgtatgaggacacagcaaaaaggcagccatctacaagccaggaagagaggcctcacctGAAGCCAACCCTGAAGGCACCTCCATTTTTGACTTCTACcttctagaactatgagaaaattaatttctgttgtttaagccacccagtctgcagtattttgttatggcagcctgagccaACTAAGACAGACACCATTGTTTTATGTCCTGTACTTCCCTGCCAGGTTTTTATGCTGCTCCTCCTGTTGCTGGAGCTCACCAACAATGCGTTCATCATGCCAATTTCCCAAACACTTTCTCTGTCCACTCCTCACCCACGCTCATGCCCATTTGAGAATAGGCACCACTCCCACGCAGGGAGTGACCCAGTGCCATGAATCACCATTCTCTGTAATTCTCTAGAATTTCCCCCCGCGTTCCTGTGAATTCAGGATTTCAGACTTTATCTAAAATGTCCCCAACTTGACCTCACCTCTCACTAACTTCTTTCCCAACCCTCCTCACCCTCTGATGGGACTCAAAAGGCCATTACAAGTATGTGGATACTTTTGTTGTGCAAGATGAACTGAGTCTGACCAAACGCAACAGGTCTGAGAGCATGGGAACTGGGAAAATAACATAATGTCACATCACAAAATGCAGAAAGGctatttattcttttgactttAGGGAATTTGTAGTCACAGTTTACTACCTAGATGTCCTATCCTGGAAGGTTGGTGGGAGGGGAGATGTATGGAGAAATTAAACAATCATTGAATCTTTCAGAGTGGAATAGGTCTGCAGATGCCACAGCTTAAGTCCCCTCTGCAACACCTCCCAAGTGATGGTCAGTTCTTAATGCATACCTCTAGTGACAGAGAACTCGCTACCTTACAGTGCACTGAATCTGCAGTGGAACAACTCTAGTTGTTAAAAActcattcttggctgggcacggtggctcacgcctgtaatcccagcactttgggaggccaaggcgggcggatcgcgaggtcaggagatcgagaccatcctggctaacatggtgaaaccccgtctctactaaaaactgcaaaaaattagccgggtgcggtggtgggtgcctgtagtcccagctactcgggaggctgaggcaggagaatggcgtgaacccaggaggcagagcttgcagtgagctgagatcgcgccactgcactccagcctgggagacagagcgagactccttctcaaaaaaaaaaaaaagtcattctttaTTTGAGCTGAAGTCTACCCATCAGTCCTACTTCCACCCTTTAGAGTGTAACAGAACAAGTCAAATTTCTCTTCCACAAGTTAGCCCTTCCAATACCTGAGGACAGGGATGGTTTCCCTGCTTAAATTTTCCCCAGACTTCTCATGTGTCTGTTCCTCTTCTTATGTGTCTGTTCCTCATTGACAATGGACTTGATTCTCATCACCCTTGTTGTTCTCTGCTCCCTGAGCCCCATCTCTGTCCCCAAAGTGGACCTCAGACCTGAATAGACTATTCCAAACATGAGCCATTCGGAATGAAGTAAACTGCCCCTCTTGACTTCCGGTAAGGTTTTAACATTCCAAACTTGAGCCATCTAGAATGAAGCAAGCTGCCCCTCTTAACTTCCCATAAGATTTTAACATCATCCACCTTCAAATCCCCTTTGAAACCTGTCACTCAGCCATGAGTTCTTGGCAGTACGGAGGACCTGGGCCAGTCCTTCTAATTGCTATCACTATTAAAGAATTTGCCTCTCTGTTATTTGGAACATTCAGCAAGAACAGATTTCCTCCCAATGCAATTTAGACTACTGAAAAGACCAATTTGGTTTGCCTTAACAAAACAGTGGCTGTATCACTTAAATTCTTttaaaggctgaggtgggaggatcacttaagcccaggaattcaaggttgcagtgagtatgatcatgctgctgtagcaatctgggggacagagtaagaccatgtcccccaccaaaaaataaacaaaatgctaaCATCTGGAGGACAAAAAGTAAAAGAGGTTCTCCCCAAAATCACCTGCTTAACTGCCAGAGTTTTAAAGATCTGTTAcccgccaggcgcagtggctcacacctgtaatcccagcactttgggagatgagccagacagatcacctgaggtcaggagttcaagaccagatatggtcaacatggtgaaaccccatctctactaaaaatacaaaaaaattagccagatgtggtggcgggcgcctgtaatcccagctactcgggaggctgaggcaggagaatcacttgagcctgggaggcagaggttgtagtgagccgagatcgtgccattggactccagcctgggcaacaagagcaaagttccatctcttaaaatatatatatatatgtgtgtgtgtgtgtgtgtgtctgtatatatatctaagagtgtgtgtgtgtatatacatacctatgtatGGATACACAGGTATACATGGCACCTGTGCTGCCCAGTGGGCGGCATTTTCACTTCAGCCACATGCCAACATATAGAACATGGAGTGAAAGAAACTTTGACCGATCTCACCAGGGA
The Piliocolobus tephrosceles isolate RC106 chromosome 19, ASM277652v3, whole genome shotgun sequence genome window above contains:
- the LOC111521848 gene encoding sodium/glucose cotransporter 1, yielding MDSSTWSPTTTAVTRPVESHELIRNAADISVIVIYFVVVMAVGLWAMFSTNRGTVGGFFLAGRSMVWWPIGASLFASNIGSGHFVGLAGTGAASGIATGGFEWNALVLVVVLGWLFVPIYIKAGVVTMPEYLRKRFGGQRIQIYLSILSLLLYIFTKISSYFCIEEPTEFIGNLSSTVVQVENTNRFVTVQGKQFLIPAVLANLEL